Part of the Kamptonema formosum PCC 6407 genome, CTGTTCCTGTTGTGGGCGGAATAGGAGCAAGAACGGCAATTATTGCTCTAACTCTCTATTCATTAATGCCGATTATCCGCAATACTTATACTGGGATTATAGGTGTAGATCCAGCTATTCGCGAAGCTGGGCGGGGGATGGGAATGACAGATTGGCAACTTCTATTTCAGGTTGAAATTCCCTTAGCAATGAGTGTAATTTTAGCTGGGATTAGAGTGGCGACAGTATTTGCAATTGGCTTAGCCACTATTGCTGCTGCTATCGCCGCAGGAGGGTTAGGAGTATTTATTTTTCGGGGTGTGGCTACAGGGAATAATCAGTTACTTTTTGCGGGTGCAATTCCAGCAGCAATGATGGCATTAGCTGCCGATTTTGCTCTGGGTTGGGTCGAACTCTATCTAAATAAAACGCACACGAATAGCTAAATATTTAGGAATTTCAATTAATTAAAATCTCCTTTTATGACTATTATGACTATGAAAAACTTTCCGAACTTGCGATCGAATTACGAATTTCATTAGCCTTTTGAAGGTAATCTCTATCACTTAAAATTGGTAGAGAATTATCAATAGCAATTGGTTCGGCTAAATCAATCCACGAGCGACAGCCTCCGTATTCTTGGCGGTAGAGAATTTCCTGTGGTTCCGCTAACTGATAAGTTCGCAGTAATAAGATGTAAATAGGCTGATTAGATTTCCATTTTAGCCGATCGTTGACAAATTTCTGATTCCAAATATGATAAGGAAATAAAGCCGCGATCGCAGGTTCGTAAGCGAGTAAAAAAGCATCAGTTATGTTGGCCCAACTACCAATTCTAACCGTTTCAGGATGCCAACCTGATGCTACAACTTTCACCTGACTTGCATACTCAGGTTTTAGTAAATCCGGCTGTTGATGTTCAAAAGTAGGATATAGCAAAACCTGCTTGTGAATCAGATTAAAATGTCCCCCTTGTTCGCGGATACCGCCTTTCCTCAACAGCATAATTGTTTTGCCCTTTTCTAAGGCATTAATAGCAACATTCCATTCTTTCAAAGCGCTAACAGTTGATTCCATAGTATTTTTCCTACAATTTTAAAGTTAGTCGTAATCTGGTCATCTTAAAAATATTTGATAGCGATATTACCGCCAATAAGGGGAAAATATTATATTTTCATCTTAAAATTGTTGCATAATATGTAATGGTAAGGGTAGCAATCAAACTCAGGAGGTCAATATGG contains:
- a CDS encoding DUF1802 family protein produces the protein MESTVSALKEWNVAINALEKGKTIMLLRKGGIREQGGHFNLIHKQVLLYPTFEHQQPDLLKPEYASQVKVVASGWHPETVRIGSWANITDAFLLAYEPAIAALFPYHIWNQKFVNDRLKWKSNQPIYILLLRTYQLAEPQEILYRQEYGGCRSWIDLAEPIAIDNSLPILSDRDYLQKANEIRNSIASSESFS
- a CDS encoding ABC transporter permease; its protein translation is MNEFLNRYGSEMIQHTIEHLILVSISIFVAVLIGIPLGILVTRKPEFSQPILGFANVMQTIPSLALFGLLIPVPVVGGIGARTAIIALTLYSLMPIIRNTYTGIIGVDPAIREAGRGMGMTDWQLLFQVEIPLAMSVILAGIRVATVFAIGLATIAAAIAAGGLGVFIFRGVATGNNQLLFAGAIPAAMMALAADFALGWVELYLNKTHTNS